One region of Triticum aestivum cultivar Chinese Spring chromosome 6B, IWGSC CS RefSeq v2.1, whole genome shotgun sequence genomic DNA includes:
- the LOC123134986 gene encoding cinnamoyl-CoA reductase 1-like, protein MSSHSETRSNSNGERQQQQQVCVTGAGGFIGSWVVKELLIRGYRVRGTAREPADHKNAHLLALEGAKERLSLCRADLLDRDNLIAVFSGCHGVFHIASPISNTDPDLMVVAVEGTKNVINAAADAGVQRVVFTSSYGAVHMDPNRSSDAVLQESCWSDYEFCKQTGNLYCCSKMMAEITAKEEAAKRGLELVVVVPSVTIGPALQQKLNLGITHIIRYVTGAKKTYPNAVAAYVDVREVARAHVLVYERPDARGRYLCIGAVVHRADLVKLLGDLFPEYQITAKCEDDGKPMARPYRFSNQRLRDLGLEFTPLRQTLYDTVVSLEQQGHLLLPAVPGPERARL, encoded by the exons ATGTCTTCCCATTCCGAAACCAGGTCCAACAGCAATGGtgagaggcagcagcagcagcaagtttGTGTGACCGGAGCAGGAGGCTTCATTGGTTCATGGGTGGTGAAGGAGCTCCTCATCCGTGGCTACCGTGTCAGGGGAACTGCCAGAGAGCCTG CTGATCACAAGAACGCCCACTTGCTTGCTCTCGAGGGAGCCAAGGAGAGGCTATCCCTGTGCCGCGCCGACCTCCTGGACCGCGACAACCTCATCGCCGTGTTCAGCGGATGCCACGGCGTCTTTCATATCGCCTCACCGATCTCCAATACGGACCCG GACCTCATGGTGGTTGCCGTGGAGGGAACCAAGAACGTGATCAACGCGGCGGCGGACGCGGGCGTGCAACGCGTGGTGTTCACCTCCTCCTACGGTGCGGTGCACATGGACCCCAACCGGAGCTCCGACGCCGTGCTCCAGGAGTCATGCTGGAGTGACTACGAGTTCTGCAAGCAAACAGGC AATCTGTACTGCTGCTCGAAGATGATGGCCGAGATCACCgcgaaggaggaggcggccaagagggggctGGAGCTAGTGGTGGTGGTGCCGTCGGTGACGATCGGCCCGGCTCTGCAGCAGAAGCTCAACCTGGGCATCACTCACATCATCCGCTACGTGACGGGCGCCAAGAAGACCTAtcccaacgccgtcgccgcctacGTCGACGTCCGTGAGGTCGCCCGCGCACACGTTCTCGTCTACGAGCGCCCCGACGCGCGCGGCCGCTACCTCTGCATCGGCGCCGTCGTTCACCGCGCCGACTTGGTGAAGCTCCTCGGTGACCTCTTCCCCGAGTACCAGATAACTGCCAA ATGTGAAGATGACGGCAAGCCTATGGCCAGGCCATACAGGTTTTCCAACCAGAGGCTCAGGGACCTGGGCTTGGAGTTTACTCCCCTCAGGCAGACTTTGTATGACACAGTGGTATCGCTGGAGCAGCAGGGTCACCTGCTTCTGCCTGCGGTTCCGGGGCCAGAGCGTGCACGCCTCTAA
- the LOC123134987 gene encoding cinnamoyl-CoA reductase 1 — MLSSSKAGGNGDGEHLVCVTGAGSFIGSWVVKELLLRGYHVRGTARDPAHRKNAHLLAMDGAGERLNLCRADVMDGNSLRAAFHGCRGVFHVASPVSNDPELVPEAVEGTRNVINAAADAGVGPVVFTSSYGAVHMDPNRSPDTIVDETSWSDYGYCKQTGNLHCCAKMMAEVAATEEAARRGLELAVVVVVPATTIGPALQQTLNFSSDHVARCLTGAKPAYQNTVTAYVDVQDVARAHALVYEHPDACGHRYLCVAAVLHRAHFLRLLRDLFPQYPVTAKCEDDGKPRVREYRFSNQKLGDLGLEFTDVRRSLYKTVICLQHRGHVPIIVPRQRASLLLMEQLVVSLPGFFSSHHFRPVFFRRLTIVDFFRCWFLIHRFIYPSALSLQISTFQTCTQSRI, encoded by the exons ATGCTGTCCAGCTCCAAAGCCGGCGGCAATGGCGACGGGGAGCACCTGGTTTGCGTGACGGGGGCAGGGAGCTTCATCGGGTCGTGGGTGGTGAAGGAGCTCCTCCTCCGTGGCTACCATGTCCGGGGAACCGCCAGGGATCCCG CTCACCGCAAGAATGCGCATTTGCTGGCAATGGATGGAGCCGGGGAGAGGCTCAACCTGTGCCGCGCCGACGTCATGGACGGCAACAGCCTCCGCGCCGCGTTCCATGGCTGCCGCGGCGTGTTCCACGTCGCCTCCCCGGTCTCCAACGACCCT GAGCTCGTGCCTGAGGCCGTGGAGGGGACGAGGAACGTGATCAACGCGGCGGCTGACGCGGGTGTGGGGCCTGTGGTCTTCACTTCCTCCTACGGCGCCGTGCACATGGACCCCAACCGAAGCCCGGACACCATCGTTGACGAGACGTCCTGGAGCGACTACGGCTACTGCAAACAAACCGGC AACCTGCACTGCTGCGCGAAGATGATGGCGGAGGTAGCGGCGACGGAGGAGGCGGCTAGGAGAGGGCTGGagctggcggtggtggtggtggtgccggcgacgaccaTCGGTCCCGCGCTGCAGCAGACGCTCAACTTCAGCAGCGACCACGTCGCCCGCTGCCTGACGGGCGCCAAGCCGGCCTACCAGAACACCGTCACCGCCTACGTCGATGTCCAGGACGTCGCCCGCGCGCACGCCCTCGTCTACGAGCACCCCGACGCCTGCGGCCATCGCTACCTCTGCGTCGCCGCCGTGCTGCACCGCGCAcacttcctccggctcctccgagACCTCTTCCCGCAGTACCCCGTCACCGCCAAGTGCGAGGACGACGGCAAGCCCAGGGTGAGGGAGTACAGGTTCTCGAATCAGAAGCTCGGAGATCTGGGCTTGGAGTTCACTGACGTGAGGAGAAGCTTGTACAAGACGGTGATATGCCTGCAACACAGGGGGCATGTCCCCATCATCGTGCCACGTCAACGTgcatctctacttctaatggagcagttggtagtctcgcttccaggttttttttcgtcccaccactttcgtccggttttttttcgtaggttaaccatcgtagatttttttcgatgctggtttcttattcatcggtttatttacccctcagctctttccttacaaatcagcactttccaaacgtgcacgcaatcacggatctaa